From one Mycobacterium colombiense CECT 3035 genomic stretch:
- a CDS encoding DUF7159 family protein: MAPSSIQMVVLEGEYADGATVEEDTFDVADVDDAATATGPDQVISAILGTREGAADAGLELSSIGVTWTDQLEAAALRDALAAHRIDNVMLVSAFLAAAALAQNVGGAMGYERTAVLLVEPDTATLAVVETSDGSIPDVYKQQIHAESYGDAAEQLSAMVAGMEKLELLPGGLFLVGSGIDVAPLKPVLQATTFLDVSVAEEQETALARGAALASANAPLFASSTAALAYAQDPGTGAVDQYSLPEYLYVPFGQVPGDDDLAYSAVGDDDADSPTVVIEKLFLPAESQPKRRPVLLVGSGLAVVGISAVLALEIALAIGIRNTGTVALQPTPGQHLIVPEQAPAPAPVQASEPLAKISAPVPAAAPQPFSPPAAAPLPAIPPPAAPPPPAAPIVPVPVVVPPVPVPVPVRIPVPDPIDPPMLAVPPHLSIPQPVQPQPPVHLPQPPQVTVPQAPPHQTPPGEGTPPKPSGPGNYGGGHTPTPGENGPGGPGGHVPTPGSGGSGSGHVPTPRRVVPVVSVAATFPHPRRVVPVVRVAVMSRRRPRVVPVVSVAATFPHPRRVVPVAWAAVTCPRRPRVAPAAVVSVASAAATRRPQAVAWAASVAVTRRLPAVVSVASVAVMPLRLAAAVVSVASVVATAAAASAVAVASAAATAAVAAASAAVAAAATTNRFANQPTAITPLPPSSHG; this comes from the coding sequence ATGGCACCGTCGTCCATCCAAATGGTCGTCCTGGAAGGCGAATACGCCGACGGCGCCACCGTAGAAGAGGACACGTTCGACGTCGCCGACGTCGACGACGCGGCTACGGCGACCGGGCCCGATCAGGTGATCTCCGCAATCCTGGGCACCCGCGAGGGCGCGGCCGACGCCGGCCTCGAGCTGTCGTCCATCGGCGTCACGTGGACGGATCAGCTGGAAGCCGCGGCGCTGCGCGACGCGCTGGCCGCCCACCGGATCGACAACGTGATGCTGGTCTCGGCCTTTTTGGCCGCGGCGGCGCTGGCGCAAAACGTCGGTGGGGCAATGGGTTACGAGCGCACGGCGGTGCTGCTGGTGGAGCCCGACACCGCGACGCTGGCGGTCGTCGAGACCTCCGACGGCTCCATCCCCGACGTCTACAAACAACAGATCCACGCCGAGTCCTACGGGGACGCCGCCGAGCAGCTCAGCGCGATGGTGGCTGGCATGGAGAAGCTGGAACTCCTGCCGGGCGGCCTGTTCCTGGTCGGGTCGGGCATCGACGTCGCGCCGCTGAAGCCGGTATTGCAGGCGACGACATTCCTCGACGTGAGCGTGGCCGAGGAGCAGGAGACGGCGCTGGCCCGCGGGGCCGCGCTGGCGTCGGCGAACGCGCCGCTGTTTGCCTCGTCGACCGCGGCCCTGGCCTATGCGCAAGACCCGGGCACCGGCGCGGTCGATCAGTACTCCCTTCCCGAATACCTCTATGTTCCGTTCGGACAGGTGCCCGGCGACGACGACCTGGCCTACAGCGCGGTGGGCGACGACGACGCCGACTCCCCGACCGTCGTCATCGAGAAGCTCTTCCTTCCCGCGGAAAGCCAGCCGAAGCGGCGGCCGGTCCTGCTGGTCGGCAGCGGGCTCGCGGTGGTCGGGATCAGCGCGGTGCTGGCGCTCGAGATCGCGCTGGCGATCGGCATCCGGAACACCGGAACCGTTGCCTTGCAGCCCACTCCGGGCCAGCACCTCATCGTTCCTGAACAGGCCCCGGCCCCGGCGCCGGTGCAGGCGTCCGAGCCGCTGGCGAAGATCAGCGCGCCCGTCCCGGCGGCGGCGCCCCAGCCTTTCAGCCCGCCGGCCGCCGCGCCGCTGCCCGCGATTCCGCCGCCGGCGGCGCCTCCGCCGCCCGCTGCGCCGATCGTTCCTGTTCCCGTCGTGGTTCCCCCGGTGCCGGTTCCGGTACCCGTGCGTATTCCGGTTCCCGATCCGATCGACCCCCCGATGCTGGCGGTCCCGCCGCATCTCTCCATCCCGCAACCGGTGCAGCCCCAGCCGCCGGTGCACCTGCCCCAGCCTCCGCAGGTCACCGTTCCGCAGGCACCGCCACACCAGACGCCACCCGGCGAGGGCACCCCGCCCAAGCCCAGTGGCCCCGGTAACTACGGCGGCGGCCACACTCCGACACCCGGTGAGAACGGCCCAGGCGGGCCGGGCGGTCACGTGCCGACGCCGGGTTCGGGTGGCTCAGGTAGCGGTCACGTGCCGACGCCCCGGCGGGTGGTCCCGGTGGTCTCGGTGGCGGCCACGTTCCCACACCCCCGGCGGGTGGTCCCGGTGGTTCGGGTGGCGGTCATGTCCCGACGCCGCCCGCGGGTGGTCCCGGTGGTCTCGGTGGCGGCCACGTTCCCACACCCCCGGCGGGTGGTCCCGGTGGCCTGGGCGGCGGTCACGTGCCCACGCCGCCCGCGGGTGGCCCCGGCGGCGGTGGTCTCGGTGGCTTCGGCGGCGGCCACGCGCCGGCCCCAGGCGGTGGCCTGGGCGGCTTCGGTGGCGGTCACGCGCCGGCTCCCGGCGGTGGTTTCGGTGGCTTCGGTGGCGGTCATGCCCCTGCGCCTAGCGGCGGCGGTGGTCTCGGTGGCTTCGGTGGTGGCCACAGCGGCGGCGGCTTCGGCGGTGGCGGTGGCTTCGGCGGCGGCCACAGCGGCGGTGGCGGCGGCTTCGGCGGCGGTGGCGGCGGCGGCCACCACTAACCGGTTTGCCAACCAACCCACAGCAATCACGCCACTTCCGCCGAGCTCACACGGGTAG
- a CDS encoding DUF7159 family protein, with translation MVGIVLGVSMTPTKVRMVLVEGESADGVTVDEEDFDVDTQRTAVPGTAPNEVISAILGTREGATDGGYQLLSTGVTWTDHVEAAMLRDALIAHKVENVMLVSAFMAAAALTQAVGDATNYARTALLFVEPYSATLAVVDTADGSVSEVRRRILPDDEDQAVAELVDMASGAEGLETHPEGLVLVGSGVDIPLIKPVLEAATSLELSVPDEPEMALARGAALASANAPLFASSTAALAYALDPGTGEVDPVVLAGQYPGLVPGYQPEYRSHIAALAADVDKGKTNVAYSAVADDDADAKTVIGLDERARRRKSFLLVSSSLAVIFIAAVVALEIALAISIRPTVALRPSPNENIVAPAPTPAPVNPGPPVQAQPKIAPPRPLAAPRPVAPPAPAAPALPIVPPPVFVPAPRLPVPGLGGGHGPFGGRGPFGGGHGPFGWGHGFGGGHGFGGGHGFGGHGFGGGHGGGHR, from the coding sequence GTGGTGGGCATCGTGCTCGGCGTCTCGATGACGCCGACGAAGGTGCGCATGGTGCTGGTCGAAGGTGAGAGCGCCGACGGGGTCACCGTCGACGAGGAGGACTTCGACGTCGACACCCAGCGCACCGCCGTGCCCGGCACCGCCCCCAATGAAGTGATCTCGGCGATCCTCGGCACCCGGGAAGGCGCCACCGACGGCGGTTACCAACTGCTGTCGACGGGCGTGACGTGGACCGATCACGTCGAAGCGGCGATGCTGCGTGACGCCCTGATCGCCCACAAGGTCGAGAACGTCATGCTGGTCTCGGCTTTCATGGCCGCGGCCGCGCTGACGCAGGCAGTCGGCGACGCCACCAACTACGCACGCACCGCGCTGCTCTTCGTCGAGCCCTACAGCGCGACCCTGGCCGTCGTCGACACCGCGGACGGTTCGGTCTCGGAGGTGCGTCGCAGGATCCTTCCCGACGACGAGGACCAAGCGGTGGCCGAACTCGTCGACATGGCTTCCGGCGCCGAGGGGCTCGAAACGCACCCCGAGGGGTTGGTTCTCGTCGGTTCCGGTGTCGACATCCCGCTGATCAAACCGGTGTTGGAGGCCGCGACCTCGCTCGAGTTGTCCGTGCCGGACGAGCCGGAGATGGCCCTGGCGCGGGGCGCCGCGCTGGCGTCGGCGAATGCGCCGCTATTCGCGTCGTCGACGGCCGCGCTGGCCTACGCGCTGGATCCGGGCACCGGCGAGGTCGATCCGGTCGTTCTCGCCGGCCAGTACCCCGGCCTGGTGCCCGGTTACCAGCCCGAATACCGCAGCCACATCGCCGCCCTGGCCGCCGACGTCGACAAGGGCAAGACCAACGTCGCGTACAGCGCCGTGGCGGACGACGACGCCGACGCCAAGACGGTCATCGGCCTCGACGAACGCGCGCGCCGGCGCAAGTCTTTCCTGCTGGTCAGCAGCTCGCTGGCGGTGATCTTCATCGCCGCGGTGGTGGCACTGGAAATCGCGCTGGCCATCAGCATTCGCCCGACCGTGGCGTTGCGGCCCAGTCCCAACGAAAACATCGTCGCCCCGGCTCCCACCCCGGCCCCGGTCAACCCCGGGCCGCCGGTGCAGGCTCAGCCAAAGATCGCACCCCCGCGGCCGCTGGCGGCGCCGCGCCCCGTCGCGCCGCCGGCTCCGGCCGCGCCGGCGCTCCCGATTGTGCCGCCGCCCGTATTCGTTCCGGCGCCGCGGCTGCCGGTCCCCGGCCTGGGCGGTGGCCACGGGCCCTTCGGCGGCCGCGGTCCCTTCGGCGGCGGTCATGGGCCGTTCGGTTGGGGTCACGGGTTCGGCGGCGGCCACGGTTTCGGCGGGGGTCATGGGTTCGGCGGCCACGGCTTCGGGGGTGGTCATGGCGGCGGCCACCGGTAG
- a CDS encoding DUF7159 family protein, translated as MDVVLGVSMAPETVRMVLIEGEAAGGVTVDQDGFDVAGNETPIAAANHVVAAILGTRDSAAQGGYRLRSSGVSWTDPVKAAALRDALAARKIENVMLVSAVMAAAALAQAVGSATNWARTALLLVEPGSATLAVVDTSNGTVTDVHRHPLPASDDAALAKLTAMVSGAESMSARPDGVFLVGSEVDIPSIKPTLDAATALSVTTPEEPEMALARGASLAAANAKLGAPRTVSMPAAQTSSAAAIELAYSAVDDPASDAHPAADARQRRSRKSILTIAAVTTVFVGGIVALALVMVFGVGQRADQQPQVSTNIVAPQNPAPGPPPPSEAPAPPPAAPAPSPQPSPHLGDHQHWDDWLKRHLGTQIPSP; from the coding sequence ATGGACGTCGTACTCGGCGTGTCTATGGCACCTGAAACGGTCCGCATGGTGCTCATCGAAGGTGAGGCCGCCGGCGGGGTGACCGTCGATCAGGACGGTTTCGACGTCGCCGGCAACGAAACCCCCATCGCCGCAGCGAATCACGTCGTCGCAGCCATCCTCGGCACCCGCGACAGCGCGGCGCAGGGCGGCTACCGGCTGCGATCCAGCGGAGTGAGTTGGACGGACCCCGTCAAGGCGGCCGCGCTGCGAGACGCGTTGGCGGCCCGCAAGATTGAGAACGTGATGCTGGTCTCGGCGGTCATGGCCGCCGCGGCGTTGGCGCAGGCAGTGGGCAGCGCAACCAACTGGGCGCGCACCGCGTTGCTGCTCGTCGAGCCGGGCAGCGCGACGCTGGCGGTCGTCGACACCTCGAACGGGACCGTCACCGACGTACACCGGCACCCGCTGCCCGCCAGCGACGACGCGGCGCTGGCGAAGCTGACGGCGATGGTGTCGGGCGCCGAGTCGATGAGCGCGCGGCCCGACGGGGTGTTTCTGGTCGGCTCGGAGGTGGACATCCCCTCGATCAAGCCGACGCTCGACGCCGCGACCGCCCTGTCGGTGACCACGCCCGAGGAACCCGAGATGGCGCTGGCGCGGGGCGCCTCACTGGCCGCCGCCAACGCGAAGCTGGGAGCGCCCCGCACGGTCTCGATGCCGGCCGCGCAGACGTCCTCGGCCGCCGCGATCGAACTCGCCTACAGCGCCGTGGACGACCCGGCCTCCGACGCCCACCCCGCCGCCGATGCGCGGCAGCGGCGCAGCCGCAAGTCGATATTGACGATCGCCGCCGTCACCACGGTCTTCGTCGGGGGCATCGTGGCATTGGCGCTGGTAATGGTCTTCGGCGTCGGCCAGCGCGCCGACCAGCAGCCCCAGGTCAGCACCAACATCGTCGCGCCGCAGAATCCCGCGCCGGGCCCGCCGCCGCCGTCTGAAGCGCCCGCGCCTCCGCCGGCGGCCCCCGCGCCGTCACCGCAGCCGTCGCCGCATCTCGGTGACCATCAGCACTGGGATGACTGGCTGAAACGCCACCTCGGCACGCAGATCCCGTCCCCGTAA
- a CDS encoding UDP-glucose dehydrogenase family protein, producing MRCTVFGTGYLGATHAVGMAELGHEVLGVDIDPGKVAKLAGGDIPFYEPGLRKLLRENLAAGRLRFTTDYEMAADFADVHFLGVGTPQKKGEYGADLRHVYAVIDSLVPRLTTSAVLVGKSTVPVGTAAELNQRAAALAPSGVDVEIAWNPEFLREGYAVQDTLHPDRIVLGVKQDSTRAEAAVRELYAPLLEAGVPFLVTDLQTAELVKVSANAFLATKISFINAISEVCEAAGADVSLLADALGYDPRIGRQFLNAGLGFGGGCLPKDIRAFMARAGELGADQALTFLREVDSINMRRRTRMVELASAACGGSLLGANIAVLGAAFKPESDDVRDSPALNVAGQLQLNGAAVNVYDPKALDNAQRLFPTLNYAVSVEEACDRADAVLVLTEWRQFVDMDPDDLADRVRARVIVDGRNCLDVARWQQAGWRVYRLGAPRP from the coding sequence ATGCGATGCACGGTGTTCGGCACGGGTTACCTCGGTGCCACCCACGCGGTGGGGATGGCCGAACTCGGACACGAGGTGCTCGGGGTCGATATCGACCCGGGTAAGGTCGCCAAGCTGGCCGGGGGCGACATCCCCTTCTACGAGCCCGGCCTGCGAAAGCTGTTGAGGGAGAACCTGGCCGCCGGTCGGCTGCGGTTCACCACCGATTACGAGATGGCGGCCGACTTCGCCGACGTGCACTTCCTCGGGGTGGGCACGCCGCAAAAGAAGGGCGAGTACGGCGCGGACCTGCGCCACGTCTACGCGGTCATCGATTCGCTGGTGCCGCGGCTGACGACATCGGCTGTGCTGGTTGGCAAGTCGACGGTCCCGGTGGGCACCGCGGCCGAGTTGAACCAACGAGCGGCCGCACTGGCGCCGAGCGGTGTGGACGTCGAAATCGCCTGGAACCCAGAGTTTCTGCGCGAGGGCTACGCCGTGCAGGACACCCTGCACCCGGACCGGATCGTGCTGGGGGTCAAACAGGATTCGACGCGCGCCGAGGCCGCGGTGCGCGAGCTGTACGCGCCGCTGCTGGAGGCCGGGGTGCCGTTCCTGGTGACGGACCTGCAGACCGCTGAGCTGGTCAAGGTTTCCGCCAACGCCTTTCTGGCGACCAAGATTTCGTTCATCAACGCCATTTCCGAGGTATGCGAGGCCGCGGGCGCCGACGTCAGCCTGCTGGCCGACGCGCTCGGATACGACCCCCGGATCGGACGCCAATTCCTCAATGCCGGTTTAGGTTTCGGCGGCGGATGCCTGCCCAAGGACATCCGCGCGTTCATGGCGCGCGCCGGCGAGCTGGGCGCCGACCAGGCGCTGACGTTTTTGCGCGAGGTGGACAGCATCAACATGCGCCGCCGCACCCGGATGGTGGAACTGGCCAGCGCGGCCTGCGGAGGCTCGCTGCTGGGCGCCAACATCGCCGTGCTCGGTGCGGCGTTCAAGCCCGAATCCGACGACGTACGTGACTCGCCCGCGCTCAACGTCGCGGGCCAGCTGCAGCTCAACGGCGCCGCGGTCAACGTCTATGACCCCAAGGCCCTGGACAACGCGCAGCGGCTGTTCCCGACGCTGAACTACGCCGTCTCGGTCGAGGAGGCCTGTGACCGCGCGGATGCGGTGCTGGTGCTCACCGAGTGGCGCCAGTTCGTCGACATGGACCCCGACGACCTGGCGGACCGGGTGCGCGCCCGCGTCATCGTCGACGGCCGCAATTGCCTGGACGTCGCCCGCTGGCAGCAGGCGGGCTGGCGGGTCTACCGCCTGGGCGCGCCGCGGCCCTAG
- a CDS encoding TauD/TfdA dioxygenase family protein gives MTTTAATETGIEVVPLSGWTGAVIDGVDLSAPLSEADKATIRSALHKWKVVFFRGQELDHAAQIAFGAQFGEVTAAHPYEGDSAPDGFPQIHTVSAAAYDRRYGSEYRHKEGWNGPNWHADVTPLINPPSHSILRAEVVPPYGGDTLFTNVAAVYQGLSPLVQGFLDGLRAEHRFGATLSFERSGAKIGDLVRSNPLASIHPVVRVHPETNEKVVYVNQFFTREIVDLSPRESRHVLDLLFEQIARPEYSVRFKWEPGSVAFWDNRATLHLAPRDYEHLGEERVLHRITLVGDIPFGPDGRRSEPLEGDFFVAA, from the coding sequence TTGACCACCACCGCTGCCACCGAAACCGGTATTGAAGTCGTCCCCCTGTCGGGCTGGACAGGAGCCGTGATCGACGGTGTCGACCTCTCGGCGCCGCTGAGCGAAGCGGACAAGGCCACCATCCGGTCGGCTTTGCACAAGTGGAAGGTGGTGTTCTTTCGCGGCCAGGAGCTGGACCACGCCGCGCAGATCGCCTTCGGGGCCCAGTTCGGTGAGGTCACCGCGGCTCATCCGTACGAAGGCGATTCCGCGCCTGATGGTTTCCCGCAGATCCATACCGTGTCCGCGGCCGCCTACGACCGTCGATATGGATCGGAGTATCGCCATAAGGAGGGCTGGAACGGCCCGAACTGGCATGCCGACGTGACACCGCTGATCAACCCGCCGTCGCATTCGATACTTCGCGCCGAAGTGGTTCCGCCGTACGGCGGCGACACCCTTTTCACCAATGTCGCCGCTGTCTATCAAGGCCTTTCGCCGTTGGTTCAAGGGTTCCTCGACGGGCTTCGCGCCGAGCATCGTTTCGGGGCCACGTTGTCGTTCGAGCGCAGCGGCGCAAAGATCGGTGACCTGGTTCGCAGCAATCCGCTTGCGTCGATCCATCCGGTGGTCCGGGTGCATCCGGAGACCAACGAGAAAGTTGTCTACGTCAATCAATTCTTCACCCGGGAGATCGTCGACCTGTCGCCCCGCGAAAGCCGGCACGTCCTGGACCTGTTGTTCGAGCAGATCGCCCGCCCGGAATATTCGGTCCGGTTCAAGTGGGAGCCGGGAAGCGTTGCGTTCTGGGACAATCGGGCCACGCTGCACCTTGCGCCGCGCGATTACGAACATCTCGGCGAAGAGCGGGTATTGCACCGGATCACCCTGGTCGGCGACATCCCTTTCGGGCCCGACGGGCGCCGCTCGGAGCCGCTAGAGGGGGACTTCTTCGTGGCTGCGTGA
- a CDS encoding MFS transporter: MTIAAQESTGLSGPPDAGEARPGMRRVALASLAGSVLEWYDFFLYGFAATLVFGPLFFPRASSTAGVLAALGTFAVGFVARPLGGVLFGHLGDRLGRKKMLVATLLIMGIPSFLIGLLPSYAAIGWVAPALLVVLRFLQGVGLGGEWAGAVLVVTETSPQHRSGFWGSLVQTGSALGQGLATGSLFILASTLSEHSFVAWGWRAPFLFGLALGVVGLFIRLRVIESPEFTALRRSGELSPFPLREAVRQHGRTMLICFAVYLGGVTVPFFIETVFLTGYGTKTLGLQSSSVLLGISAVHVTVFWALTVLGGWLADRVGASTVVRTGLLALLVLPAAGLLTLLSASPTLPALLITEGLIGAPLWVIWGALPKYLAASFPARVRYTGMSLSGQSSTIIGGLIPLLLTSVVGHFGGALWPVAVTTTVVAAVGLLAALLGSPAHGRTHGSRSHEEVPL, encoded by the coding sequence ATGACGATTGCAGCCCAGGAAAGCACCGGTCTTTCGGGTCCGCCCGATGCCGGGGAAGCCCGACCGGGCATGCGCAGGGTGGCCCTGGCCAGCCTCGCCGGCAGCGTGCTGGAGTGGTACGACTTCTTCCTGTACGGCTTCGCGGCCACCCTGGTCTTCGGTCCGCTGTTCTTTCCGCGCGCTTCCTCGACGGCCGGAGTGCTCGCCGCGCTTGGCACCTTCGCCGTGGGCTTCGTGGCAAGGCCGTTGGGCGGAGTGCTGTTCGGGCACCTGGGTGATCGCCTCGGCCGCAAGAAGATGTTGGTGGCCACGCTGTTGATCATGGGGATCCCGTCATTCTTGATCGGGCTGCTTCCCAGCTACGCCGCAATAGGCTGGGTGGCGCCCGCATTGCTAGTCGTCTTACGTTTCCTGCAGGGAGTCGGGCTGGGCGGCGAGTGGGCCGGAGCGGTTCTGGTGGTCACCGAGACCAGCCCCCAACACCGGAGCGGCTTTTGGGGATCGCTGGTGCAGACCGGCTCCGCCCTGGGCCAGGGGTTGGCCACCGGATCGCTGTTCATCCTGGCGTCGACGCTGAGCGAGCACAGCTTCGTGGCCTGGGGTTGGCGGGCGCCCTTTCTCTTCGGCCTCGCGCTGGGTGTCGTCGGCCTGTTCATCCGGCTGCGGGTGATCGAGTCGCCGGAGTTCACCGCGCTGCGCCGCAGTGGCGAGCTGTCGCCGTTCCCGTTGCGGGAAGCGGTTCGTCAGCACGGTCGCACCATGCTGATCTGCTTCGCGGTGTATCTCGGCGGTGTCACGGTTCCCTTCTTTATCGAAACCGTGTTTCTCACCGGCTATGGCACCAAAACCCTTGGCCTGCAGTCGTCTTCGGTGCTGCTGGGCATCTCCGCGGTGCATGTCACCGTGTTCTGGGCGTTGACGGTACTCGGCGGTTGGTTGGCCGACCGCGTCGGCGCGAGCACAGTGGTGCGCACGGGTCTGTTGGCATTGCTCGTGCTGCCGGCGGCCGGGCTGCTGACCCTGCTGTCCGCCTCGCCGACGCTGCCGGCGCTGCTGATCACGGAGGGCTTGATCGGAGCGCCACTGTGGGTCATCTGGGGCGCGCTGCCCAAATACCTCGCCGCCTCGTTCCCCGCCCGGGTGCGCTACACCGGGATGTCCCTGTCCGGCCAGAGTTCCACCATCATCGGCGGACTCATTCCGCTGCTGCTCACCTCGGTGGTCGGCCACTTCGGCGGGGCGCTGTGGCCGGTCGCGGTGACCACTACGGTCGTGGCGGCGGTCGGCCTCCTGGCCGCCCTGCTCGGCTCACCCGCGCACGGGCGCACGCATGGCTCACGCAGCCACGAAGAAGTCCCCCTCTAG
- a CDS encoding class I SAM-dependent methyltransferase, whose product MPDDNASLPVARTAIREFWEREGSEYDQRAAHGISSEPERRRWADAVRPIPPASRVLDVATGTGFVALLLTELGHEVTGVDASEAMLARARAKAAEGGAAVTFVEGVTEQLPFADASFDAVTARHFIWTVLEPERAFAEWRRVLAPGGLLIADISLNPHVAGHHYAEDVAASLPFREIPDPAPVVDALRSAGFDDVDVEVSDDGGEYPRAVLRARAGRTPGSS is encoded by the coding sequence ATGCCCGATGACAATGCGAGCCTGCCGGTCGCCCGCACGGCGATCCGCGAGTTCTGGGAGCGGGAGGGCTCCGAGTACGACCAGCGGGCCGCGCACGGCATCTCCTCCGAGCCCGAACGCCGACGATGGGCCGACGCCGTGCGCCCGATCCCCCCGGCGTCGCGGGTGCTCGATGTCGCGACCGGCACGGGCTTTGTCGCCCTGTTGCTGACCGAGCTCGGCCACGAGGTGACCGGCGTCGACGCCTCCGAGGCGATGCTGGCGCGGGCGCGCGCCAAGGCCGCCGAGGGCGGGGCGGCGGTCACGTTCGTGGAGGGCGTCACCGAGCAGCTGCCGTTCGCCGACGCGAGTTTCGACGCCGTGACGGCCCGGCATTTCATCTGGACCGTGCTGGAGCCGGAGCGGGCCTTCGCGGAATGGCGCCGGGTGTTGGCCCCGGGTGGGCTGTTGATCGCCGACATTTCGCTGAATCCCCATGTGGCAGGGCACCACTACGCCGAGGACGTGGCGGCCAGCCTGCCCTTCCGCGAGATCCCCGACCCCGCACCGGTTGTCGATGCGCTGCGCTCAGCCGGGTTCGACGACGTGGACGTCGAGGTTTCCGACGACGGGGGCGAGTATCCGCGCGCGGTGCTGCGCGCCCGAGCGGGTCGCACGCCTGGATCCAGCTGA
- a CDS encoding maleylpyruvate isomerase family mycothiol-dependent enzyme, translating into MDYAGAFLDENRAFAELFEDADESTPVPTCPDWTLRQLFRHVGRGDRWAAQIVRDKLDSYLDPRTVEAGKPPPDPTGAIAWLRGGAQRLIDAVELTGVETPVWTFLGSRPANWWVRRRLHEVAVHRADAAIALGSEFTLAADVAADGITEWLERVAIQAGGQGAPLPLEEGDSLHLHATDPGLGEAGEWTIAVEGGRIVWSHQHGKGSAALRGGSTELLLAILRRRPLADTGVQLFGDDVVWERWLDRTPL; encoded by the coding sequence GTGGACTACGCCGGAGCATTCCTCGACGAGAACCGGGCCTTCGCGGAGCTGTTTGAGGACGCCGACGAGTCGACGCCGGTGCCCACCTGCCCGGACTGGACGCTGCGCCAATTGTTCCGCCATGTCGGCCGCGGCGACCGCTGGGCGGCGCAGATCGTGCGCGACAAGCTCGACAGCTACCTCGACCCACGCACGGTGGAGGCCGGCAAGCCGCCGCCCGATCCCACCGGCGCCATCGCCTGGCTGCGCGGCGGGGCCCAGCGGCTGATCGACGCCGTCGAGCTGACCGGCGTCGAAACACCGGTCTGGACGTTCCTGGGGTCGCGCCCGGCGAACTGGTGGGTACGCCGCCGGCTGCACGAGGTCGCGGTGCATCGGGCCGACGCGGCGATCGCGCTGGGCAGCGAATTCACCCTGGCTGCCGACGTGGCCGCCGACGGCATCACCGAATGGCTGGAGCGCGTCGCGATCCAGGCGGGCGGCCAGGGCGCGCCGCTTCCGCTCGAGGAGGGCGACTCCCTGCACCTGCACGCCACCGATCCAGGGCTGGGCGAAGCCGGCGAGTGGACGATCGCCGTCGAGGGGGGCCGGATCGTCTGGTCGCACCAACACGGCAAGGGCAGCGCCGCGCTGCGTGGTGGCTCCACCGAGCTGCTGCTGGCGATCCTGCGCCGGCGGCCGCTGGCCGACACGGGCGTGCAACTGTTCGGCGACGACGTGGTGTGGGAGCGCTGGTTGGACCGTACGCCTCTCTAG
- a CDS encoding nuclear transport factor 2 family protein yields MTTSEIATVLAWHDALNSDDIDTLTALSSDDIEIGDAHGAAQGHEALRNWASSHRANTQLGQMYVHDGVVVAEQKPGGPDGPGATTDALAFRVVRDHVTSVFRHDSLASALAATELTESDAVE; encoded by the coding sequence ATGACCACATCGGAGATCGCCACCGTTCTGGCATGGCACGACGCCCTCAACAGCGACGACATCGACACGTTGACGGCGTTATCCAGCGACGACATCGAGATCGGCGACGCGCACGGCGCCGCGCAGGGCCACGAGGCGCTGCGCAACTGGGCCTCGTCGCACCGGGCGAACACCCAGCTCGGTCAGATGTATGTGCACGACGGCGTCGTCGTCGCCGAACAGAAACCGGGCGGCCCCGACGGGCCGGGGGCGACCACCGACGCGCTGGCCTTCCGCGTCGTCCGGGACCACGTCACCTCGGTGTTCCGGCACGACAGCTTGGCCTCGGCGCTGGCGGCCACCGAGCTCACCGAGTCCGACGCCGTCGAATAG